In one window of Acanthopagrus latus isolate v.2019 chromosome 15, fAcaLat1.1, whole genome shotgun sequence DNA:
- the klf5a gene encoding Krueppel-like factor 5 isoform X1 — MAATLTMSGGQEDPFYPLQKATVPAGFPLEESALFGLDCKMTDKAGASDYTQAKCEMDRYLSPQSLHLPHPADSQQKSQRDSASVMDSFFTDDHSGAPYTLNMNLYLPDAAYLRMGLCQHARPPQQQQQQQQSHTGLTQIKTESASPCFSPNLQLHCPSATPTSSCGTSGHGHGGVAMESSAINMTLTGLPDFTSVFSQSGGGRDSVPEVFVKQEMSSPFEQHALHHHDNGGSLFQLLNSGLDHHHGNGMEGQHQHHHHHHHHHHHHQQQQQQQIQHTSTSTIHAPFHELPVASSASQQEQTAKPVYCGLGGGAYTHPHAQAHPHFLQQQVPYLPPSPPSSEPGSPDRQKELLHTMSPPPSYAATIASKLAGGTPGLGPGPGPGSLALPLTTGPTPVPGQASGLPQAPAASPAPTPAQTTVPVRYNRRNNPDLEKRRIHHCDYPGCKKVYTKSSHLKAHLRTHTGEKPYRCTWDSCDWRFARSDELTRHYRKHTGAKPFQCAVCSRSFSRSDHLALHMKRHQN, encoded by the exons atggCCGCGACACTCACGATGAGCGGCGGCCAGGAGGATCCCTTCTACCCGCTGCAGAAGGCGACCGTGCCCGCTGGATTCCCCCTGGAGGAGTCGGCGTTGTTCGGCTTGGACTGCAAGATGACGGACAAGGCTGGAGCGAGCGACTACACTCAG GCAAAGTGTGAGATGGACAGGTATCTCTCCCCGCAGTCTCTTCACCTTCCACATCCTGCAGATAGCCAGCAGAAGTCACAGAGAGACAGCGCGTCTGTTATGGATAGCTTCTTCACCGACGACCACAGCGGGGCTCCCTACACCCTCAACATGAATCTTTACCTCCCCGACGCCGCCTACCTGAGGATGGGCTTGTGTCAGCATGCGCGGccccctcagcagcagcagcagcagcagcagagccacacAGGTCTAACCCAAATCAAAACAGAATCTGCCTCCCCGTGTTTCTCCCCcaacctgcagctgcactgcCCCAGCGCTACGCCCACCAGTAGCTGCGGCACATCTGGCCACGGCCACGGCGGCGTTGCCATGGAAAGCTCAGCCATAAACATGACGCTAACAGGGTTACCGGACTTCACCAGTGTTTTCAGCCAGTCGGGTGGCGGCCGCGATTCGGTGCCAGAGGTGTTTGTCAAGCAGGAAATGTCATCGCCGTTCGAGCAGCACGCCCTCCACCACCACGACAACGGCGGCTCGCTGTTTCAGCTGCTAAACTCCGGCTTGGACCATCACCATGGCAATGGTATGGAGGgtcagcatcagcatcatcatcatcatcatcatcatcatcatcatcatcagcaacagcagcagcagcagatacaaCACACTTCCACTTCCACTATCCACGCACCTTTCCATGAGCTGCCGGTGGCTTCCTCTGCATCTCAGCAGGAGCAGACGGCCAAGCCTGTCTACTGCGGCCTGGGTGGAGGAGCGTACACGCATCCTCACGCTCAGGCGCACCCTcatttcctccagcagcaggtgcCCTACCTGCCGCCCTCTCCGCCCAGCTCGGAGCCAGGCagcccagacagacagaaggagctGCTCCACACCATGTCCCCTCCTCCTTCATACGCAGCCACCATCGCCTCCAAGTTGGCAGGCGGCACCCCTGGACTCGGTCCCGGCCCGGGACCAGGTAGTCTGGCCCTGCCGCTCACGACGGGTCCCACGCCGGTCCCAGGCCAGGCCTCAGGCCTTCCTCAAGCCCCTGCAGCGTCTCCAGCCCCAACCCCAGCTCAGACCACCGTGCCTGTCCGCTACAACCGGAGGAACAACCCAGACTTGGAGAAAAGACGCATCCACCACTGTGATTACCCAG GCTGCAAGAAGGTCTACACCAAGTCGTCCCATCTGAAAGCTCACCTCAGGACTCACACGG gtgagaAGCCGTACAGGTGCACGTGGGACAGCTGCGACTGGCGCTTCGCCCGTTCGGACGAGCTGACACGTCACTACCGGAAGCACACGGGCGCCAAACCCTTCCAGTGCGCCGTCTGCTCGCGCTCCTTCTCCCGATCCGACCACCTGGCCCTGCACATGAAGAGACACCAGAACTAG
- the klf5a gene encoding Krueppel-like factor 5 isoform X3 — MAATLTMSGGQEDPFYPLQKATVPAGFPLEESALFGLDCKMTDKAGASDYTQAKCEMDRYLSPQSLHLPHPADSQQKSQRDSASVMDSFFTDDHSGAPYTLNMNLYLPDAAYLRMGLCQHARPPQQQQQQQQQQQQIQHTSTSTIHAPFHELPVASSASQQEQTAKPVYCGLGGGAYTHPHAQAHPHFLQQQVPYLPPSPPSSEPGSPDRQKELLHTMSPPPSYAATIASKLAGGTPGLGPGPGPGSLALPLTTGPTPVPGQASGLPQAPAASPAPTPAQTTVPVRYNRRNNPDLEKRRIHHCDYPGCKKVYTKSSHLKAHLRTHTGEKPYRCTWDSCDWRFARSDELTRHYRKHTGAKPFQCAVCSRSFSRSDHLALHMKRHQN; from the exons atggCCGCGACACTCACGATGAGCGGCGGCCAGGAGGATCCCTTCTACCCGCTGCAGAAGGCGACCGTGCCCGCTGGATTCCCCCTGGAGGAGTCGGCGTTGTTCGGCTTGGACTGCAAGATGACGGACAAGGCTGGAGCGAGCGACTACACTCAG GCAAAGTGTGAGATGGACAGGTATCTCTCCCCGCAGTCTCTTCACCTTCCACATCCTGCAGATAGCCAGCAGAAGTCACAGAGAGACAGCGCGTCTGTTATGGATAGCTTCTTCACCGACGACCACAGCGGGGCTCCCTACACCCTCAACATGAATCTTTACCTCCCCGACGCCGCCTACCTGAGGATGGGCTTGTGTCAGCATGCGCGGccccctcagcagcagcagcagcagcag cagcagcagcagcagatacaaCACACTTCCACTTCCACTATCCACGCACCTTTCCATGAGCTGCCGGTGGCTTCCTCTGCATCTCAGCAGGAGCAGACGGCCAAGCCTGTCTACTGCGGCCTGGGTGGAGGAGCGTACACGCATCCTCACGCTCAGGCGCACCCTcatttcctccagcagcaggtgcCCTACCTGCCGCCCTCTCCGCCCAGCTCGGAGCCAGGCagcccagacagacagaaggagctGCTCCACACCATGTCCCCTCCTCCTTCATACGCAGCCACCATCGCCTCCAAGTTGGCAGGCGGCACCCCTGGACTCGGTCCCGGCCCGGGACCAGGTAGTCTGGCCCTGCCGCTCACGACGGGTCCCACGCCGGTCCCAGGCCAGGCCTCAGGCCTTCCTCAAGCCCCTGCAGCGTCTCCAGCCCCAACCCCAGCTCAGACCACCGTGCCTGTCCGCTACAACCGGAGGAACAACCCAGACTTGGAGAAAAGACGCATCCACCACTGTGATTACCCAG GCTGCAAGAAGGTCTACACCAAGTCGTCCCATCTGAAAGCTCACCTCAGGACTCACACGG gtgagaAGCCGTACAGGTGCACGTGGGACAGCTGCGACTGGCGCTTCGCCCGTTCGGACGAGCTGACACGTCACTACCGGAAGCACACGGGCGCCAAACCCTTCCAGTGCGCCGTCTGCTCGCGCTCCTTCTCCCGATCCGACCACCTGGCCCTGCACATGAAGAGACACCAGAACTAG
- the klf5a gene encoding Krueppel-like factor 5 isoform X2 — protein sequence MAKCEMDRYLSPQSLHLPHPADSQQKSQRDSASVMDSFFTDDHSGAPYTLNMNLYLPDAAYLRMGLCQHARPPQQQQQQQQSHTGLTQIKTESASPCFSPNLQLHCPSATPTSSCGTSGHGHGGVAMESSAINMTLTGLPDFTSVFSQSGGGRDSVPEVFVKQEMSSPFEQHALHHHDNGGSLFQLLNSGLDHHHGNGMEGQHQHHHHHHHHHHHHQQQQQQQIQHTSTSTIHAPFHELPVASSASQQEQTAKPVYCGLGGGAYTHPHAQAHPHFLQQQVPYLPPSPPSSEPGSPDRQKELLHTMSPPPSYAATIASKLAGGTPGLGPGPGPGSLALPLTTGPTPVPGQASGLPQAPAASPAPTPAQTTVPVRYNRRNNPDLEKRRIHHCDYPGCKKVYTKSSHLKAHLRTHTGEKPYRCTWDSCDWRFARSDELTRHYRKHTGAKPFQCAVCSRSFSRSDHLALHMKRHQN from the exons ATG GCAAAGTGTGAGATGGACAGGTATCTCTCCCCGCAGTCTCTTCACCTTCCACATCCTGCAGATAGCCAGCAGAAGTCACAGAGAGACAGCGCGTCTGTTATGGATAGCTTCTTCACCGACGACCACAGCGGGGCTCCCTACACCCTCAACATGAATCTTTACCTCCCCGACGCCGCCTACCTGAGGATGGGCTTGTGTCAGCATGCGCGGccccctcagcagcagcagcagcagcagcagagccacacAGGTCTAACCCAAATCAAAACAGAATCTGCCTCCCCGTGTTTCTCCCCcaacctgcagctgcactgcCCCAGCGCTACGCCCACCAGTAGCTGCGGCACATCTGGCCACGGCCACGGCGGCGTTGCCATGGAAAGCTCAGCCATAAACATGACGCTAACAGGGTTACCGGACTTCACCAGTGTTTTCAGCCAGTCGGGTGGCGGCCGCGATTCGGTGCCAGAGGTGTTTGTCAAGCAGGAAATGTCATCGCCGTTCGAGCAGCACGCCCTCCACCACCACGACAACGGCGGCTCGCTGTTTCAGCTGCTAAACTCCGGCTTGGACCATCACCATGGCAATGGTATGGAGGgtcagcatcagcatcatcatcatcatcatcatcatcatcatcatcatcagcaacagcagcagcagcagatacaaCACACTTCCACTTCCACTATCCACGCACCTTTCCATGAGCTGCCGGTGGCTTCCTCTGCATCTCAGCAGGAGCAGACGGCCAAGCCTGTCTACTGCGGCCTGGGTGGAGGAGCGTACACGCATCCTCACGCTCAGGCGCACCCTcatttcctccagcagcaggtgcCCTACCTGCCGCCCTCTCCGCCCAGCTCGGAGCCAGGCagcccagacagacagaaggagctGCTCCACACCATGTCCCCTCCTCCTTCATACGCAGCCACCATCGCCTCCAAGTTGGCAGGCGGCACCCCTGGACTCGGTCCCGGCCCGGGACCAGGTAGTCTGGCCCTGCCGCTCACGACGGGTCCCACGCCGGTCCCAGGCCAGGCCTCAGGCCTTCCTCAAGCCCCTGCAGCGTCTCCAGCCCCAACCCCAGCTCAGACCACCGTGCCTGTCCGCTACAACCGGAGGAACAACCCAGACTTGGAGAAAAGACGCATCCACCACTGTGATTACCCAG GCTGCAAGAAGGTCTACACCAAGTCGTCCCATCTGAAAGCTCACCTCAGGACTCACACGG gtgagaAGCCGTACAGGTGCACGTGGGACAGCTGCGACTGGCGCTTCGCCCGTTCGGACGAGCTGACACGTCACTACCGGAAGCACACGGGCGCCAAACCCTTCCAGTGCGCCGTCTGCTCGCGCTCCTTCTCCCGATCCGACCACCTGGCCCTGCACATGAAGAGACACCAGAACTAG